One window from the genome of Oncorhynchus gorbuscha isolate QuinsamMale2020 ecotype Even-year linkage group LG14, OgorEven_v1.0, whole genome shotgun sequence encodes:
- the LOC123995807 gene encoding protein Wnt-16-like, translating to MERRSGCGVHQICFLFLLLFSLYPVCCRASWMWLGITSVGVPEKLGCANLPLTHKQKDLCKRKPHLLPSIKDGARIGIAECQTQFEHERWNCSTAKELSVFGYELTSGTKETAFIHAVMAAGLVQAVTRSCSAGNMTECGCDISLQGTGSPSEGWHWGGCSDHIQYGTWFSRKFIDNSVKNMSSARGGDALLTMNQHNSEAGRQAVAKTMATDCRCHGVSGSCAVKTCWRTMASFERVGNFLKERYEGSVQVLDRSKRKVRRKEKDQRRVPIGKEELIFLNKSPNYCLEDRRWGVAGTRGRRCNRTSAGPDGCNLLCCGRGYNTHVVRHVERCECKFVWCCYVRCQKCESMNDMHTCK from the exons ATGGAGAGAAGAAGCGGCTGTGGAGTACATCAGATCTGCTTTCTGTTTCTCTTACTGTTTTCACTGTATCCTGTCTGCTGTCGAGCCAGTTGGAT GTGGTTGGGAATAACCTCCGTGGGAGTACCAGAGAAGCTGGGCTGCGCCAATCTCCCGCTGACGCACAAGCAGAAGGACCTGTGCAAGAGAAAGCCCCATCTCCTGCCAAGCATCAAGGACGGCGCGCGCATCGGCATCGCGGAGTGCCAGACGCAGTTCGAGCACGAGCGTTGGAACTGTTCTACTGCCAAAGAGCTATCTGTGTTCGGCTACGAGCTAACCAGTG GGACAAAGGAGACGGCGTTTATCCACGCGGTGATGGCGGCTGGGCTGGTCCAGGCAGTGACGCGCTCCTGCAGTGCGGGCAATATGACAGAGTGCGGCTGTGACATCAGTCTGCAGGGCACAGGCTCGCCCAGCGAAGGGTGGCACTGGGGCGGTTGCTCAGACCATATCCAGTACGGTACATGGTTCAGCAGGAAGTTCATAGATAATTCAGTGAAGAATATGTCCTCAGCCAGGGGAGGGGATGCACTGCTCACCATGAACCAGCACAACAGTGAAGCCGGGAGACAG GCTGTCGCCAAGACGATGGCCACCGACTGCCGTTGCCACGGCGTGTCGGGCTCGTGTGCCGTCAAGACGTGCTGGCGCACCATGGCGTCGTTCGAGCGCGTGGGCAACTTCCTGAAGGAGCGCTACGAGGGAAGCGTGCAGGTGCTGGACCGCTCCAAGAGgaaggtgaggaggaaggagaaggaccAGCGACGCGTGCCCATTGGGAAGGAAGAACTTATCTTCCTCAACAAGTCTCCTAACTACTGTCTGGAGGACCGGCGCTGGGGCGTGGCGGGCACTAGAGGGCGCCGGTGTAACCGCACCTCGGCCGGCCCCGACGGGTGTAACCTGCTCTGCTGCGGTCGAGGGTATAATACACACGTGGTTCGCCACGTAGAGAGGTGCGAGTGTAAGTTTGTGTGGTGTTGCTATGTGAGGTGTCAGAAGTGTGAGAGCATGAATGACATGCACACGTGTAAatag